In the Pseudomonas sp. ADAK2 genome, one interval contains:
- a CDS encoding heavy metal sensor histidine kinase: MNRRAHSLTLRLALLFALLAFASVITLGVCLYRELERELIRRDDAALITRVDQLRTFLNDSNTLDLIKSKPALFQNMLGNRESVLVIGAAGQKPLLVVNPGNLDLPNLSPVTMDHPLVLADVQHFSGVDGVPFAALAATIDSGDLGSLQVVAGRLMTERTSVLANYRLRVYFLAGVAALLLALCGYLLLYRGLLPLRRLAKHAHGIGVGNLTERLDIQGAPLEVLPMIDAFNGVLDRLAKGFIQLGQVSTDMAHELRTPINNLLGETQVALQQNRSVEAYQQLLASNVEELERLARMLDNMLFLARTDPASALRQRQELDAADEMERMADYFEGLAADAGISINAHGSGVIWAEPMLLRRALANLCSNAIKYGAPDSELVVSATPTSDGISLRVSNHGATIAAEHLPKLFDRFYRVDESRERSAQSNGLGLSIVATIMQLHNGRYGVTSENGVTCFELFFPGRVLEK, encoded by the coding sequence ATGAACCGCCGAGCGCATTCCCTGACCCTGCGCCTGGCGTTGCTGTTTGCCTTGCTGGCGTTCGCCTCGGTCATCACGTTGGGCGTGTGTTTGTATCGCGAACTGGAGCGCGAGTTGATCCGCCGGGACGATGCCGCGCTGATCACCCGGGTCGATCAACTGCGCACGTTTCTGAATGACAGCAACACCCTGGACCTGATCAAGAGCAAACCCGCGTTGTTCCAGAACATGCTCGGCAACCGCGAGTCGGTGCTGGTGATCGGTGCGGCCGGACAAAAGCCGTTGCTGGTGGTCAATCCCGGCAACCTCGACTTGCCGAACCTGTCGCCCGTGACCATGGACCATCCGTTGGTACTGGCCGACGTGCAGCATTTTTCCGGCGTGGACGGCGTGCCCTTCGCGGCGCTGGCGGCGACCATCGACTCGGGCGACCTCGGCAGCCTGCAAGTCGTGGCCGGTCGACTGATGACCGAGCGCACCAGCGTGCTGGCCAACTACCGGTTGCGCGTTTACTTCCTCGCCGGCGTCGCCGCCCTATTGCTCGCGCTCTGCGGCTACTTGCTGCTGTATCGCGGGCTGCTGCCCCTGCGTCGCCTGGCCAAACACGCCCACGGCATCGGCGTCGGCAACCTCACCGAACGCCTCGACATTCAAGGCGCGCCGCTGGAAGTGCTGCCGATGATCGACGCCTTCAACGGCGTGCTCGACCGCCTCGCCAAAGGCTTTATCCAGCTCGGCCAGGTCTCCACCGACATGGCCCACGAACTGCGCACCCCGATCAACAACCTGCTCGGCGAAACCCAGGTCGCCCTCCAGCAAAACCGCAGCGTCGAAGCCTACCAACAACTGCTCGCCTCCAACGTCGAAGAACTCGAACGCCTGGCGCGCATGCTCGACAACATGCTGTTCCTCGCCCGCACCGACCCGGCCAGCGCCTTGCGCCAACGCCAGGAACTGGACGCGGCGGATGAGATGGAGCGGATGGCGGATTACTTTGAAGGACTGGCGGCGGACGCCGGGATCAGCATCAACGCCCACGGCAGCGGCGTGATCTGGGCCGAGCCGATGTTGTTGCGGCGGGCGCTGGCCAACCTGTGTTCGAACGCCATCAAATATGGCGCGCCGGATTCGGAATTGGTGGTGAGTGCGACGCCTACTTCTGATGGGATCAGCCTGCGGGTGAGCAACCACGGCGCGACCATTGCGGCGGAGCATTTGCCGAAACTGTTTGACCGGTTTTATCGGGTGGATGAGTCGCGGGAACGGTCGGCGCAATCGAATGGGTTGGGGTTGTCGATTGTGGCGACGATTATGCAGTTGCATAACGGGCGGTATGGCGTCACCAGTGAGAATGGGGTGACGTGTTTTGAGTTGTTTTTTCCGGGGCGGGTGTTGGAAAAGTAA
- a CDS encoding heavy metal response regulator transcription factor, which yields MNILVVEDEPKAGNYLLNGLQELGYSVSLARNGVDGLHLALETSFDVIVLDVMMPKMDGWEVLRRLRKEADTPVLFLSARDDIADRIKGLELGADDYLIKPFSFAELVARLRTLTRRGPSREEEQLQVADLQIDVLKRRITRDGVRITLTNKEFALLHLFATHQGQVLSRSLIASRVWDMNFDSDTNVVDVAVRRLRLKVDDPFQLKLIHSVRGIGYRFDTQP from the coding sequence ATGAACATCCTTGTCGTTGAAGACGAGCCCAAGGCAGGCAACTACCTGCTCAACGGCCTGCAGGAACTCGGTTACTCGGTCAGCCTCGCGCGCAATGGCGTGGACGGCTTGCACCTGGCCCTGGAAACCTCGTTCGACGTCATCGTGCTGGACGTGATGATGCCGAAAATGGACGGCTGGGAAGTGCTGCGGCGCTTGCGCAAGGAAGCCGATACACCGGTGCTGTTCCTCAGCGCCCGCGACGACATCGCCGACCGTATCAAGGGCCTGGAACTGGGCGCCGACGACTACCTGATCAAACCGTTCTCCTTCGCCGAACTGGTGGCGCGCCTGCGCACCCTGACCCGCCGTGGTCCGTCCCGTGAAGAAGAACAATTGCAAGTCGCCGATCTGCAAATCGACGTACTCAAACGCCGCATCACCCGCGACGGCGTGCGCATCACGCTGACCAATAAAGAATTCGCCTTGCTGCACCTGTTCGCCACGCATCAGGGCCAAGTGCTGTCGCGCTCGCTGATTGCCTCGCGGGTGTGGGACATGAATTTCGACAGCGACACCAACGTGGTAGACGTCGCCGTGCGCCGGCTGCGCTTGAAAGTCGACGACCCGTTCCAACTCAAGCTGATCCACAGCGTGCGCGGTATCGGCTATCGCTTCGATACGCAGCCATGA
- a CDS encoding DUF2790 domain-containing protein, giving the protein MKMLILGFAALLATGSAFADTQPQAAVIHDKTGFFVHMDVAKVLSTTDISQQCGIIPARLDYLDHKGQEHVLDYQVEGSGCTNDN; this is encoded by the coding sequence ATGAAAATGTTAATCCTCGGTTTCGCCGCCCTCCTCGCCACCGGTTCGGCGTTTGCCGACACCCAGCCACAAGCCGCGGTGATTCATGACAAAACCGGTTTCTTCGTGCATATGGACGTCGCTAAAGTCCTGTCCACCACCGACATCTCACAACAGTGCGGCATTATTCCTGCGCGGCTGGACTACCTGGACCACAAAGGCCAGGAGCACGTGCTGGATTACCAGGTCGAAGGCTCCGGTTGCACCAATGACAATTGA
- a CDS encoding DUF6124 family protein: protein MFKVTPNPPHNDPVPYDASFDLDPKKMKLAADRALNFYLNPGATKEPIPPRKRSTIFTIDAAVDDETLLLEASESFAQAREMVNDLADLADNPRRHTMLVLARVILMGELAVNRVLDNHKPG, encoded by the coding sequence ATGTTCAAGGTAACGCCGAATCCCCCGCACAACGATCCAGTACCCTACGACGCCTCTTTCGATCTTGATCCCAAGAAAATGAAACTGGCGGCCGACCGCGCACTCAACTTCTACCTCAACCCCGGGGCGACGAAAGAGCCGATACCGCCCCGCAAGCGCAGCACCATCTTCACCATCGACGCAGCGGTGGATGACGAAACGTTGCTCCTCGAGGCCAGCGAATCGTTCGCACAAGCCCGCGAGATGGTTAACGATCTCGCCGACCTGGCGGACAACCCGCGACGTCATACGATGCTGGTGCTGGCCCGTGTGATTCTGATGGGTGAGTTGGCGGTCAACCGCGTACTGGACAACCACAAGCCTGGATAG